In bacterium, the DNA window GTGAGGGCGACATGCTGGCGGAGCCGGGCTGGCGTCCAGCGCCGGAGGGTGACCGTGGCGGATTCCACCAATTTAACACTGCGCGGGGGCCGGCCTTTGATTTTCGAAGGAATCAGCACGCAGGCCGCACTGCTGATCCGGTGCGGCTGACGGCCCAACTGGGCCAGCATCCGTCGTGCGTCCGCCAGGGATTTCGGCTTTCCAATGATCTTATCACCCAGAATCAGGGCGGTGTCGGCCCCGATGACGATGGCGCGGGGATAACGCCGGGCCACCGCTTCGGCTTTTAAACAGGCCA includes these proteins:
- a CDS encoding Maf family protein, with the translated sequence MNLILASQSKGRAALLKAAGVRFRQIPSQAREPAPAKGENLERHVLALACLKAEAVARRYPRAIVIGADTALILGDKIIGKPKSLADARRMLAQLGRQPHRISSAACVLIPSKIKGRPPRSVKLVESATVTLRRWTPARLRQHVALTHPLAWAGAYAVQDPWSAAIVQHIEGDLAPVIGLPLEAVLKTLRGAER